In the Plasmodium gaboni strain SY75 chromosome 13, whole genome shotgun sequence genome, ttatcattttgatTTTCATTACAAggttttatatttgtattattagaaaataaGTCGTCACAATTTTGTAGGGTCTCAAATAGTGTATGTATATCAACATCATCAGCGTTTATATTCACTTGATCATTCATATGGttcttataatatttatcGTTCTTTTCATTTCCTTCTTGATATATTTCTTTGTTGTTATATTCATGTTgaaaatatgtttttaatgtttcatcatttaatatatttgttatatctttttttaatgataaCAATTCTACAAGTACTTCTTGTGGTTCTCTATCATgtaatatatgttttatgagtttatcattttctttaatttcttcatcatttaatatattattattaatattattattattatctttatttttgttgttGTTAGGTTCATTGTTTATCCTTTCATTTGTACTATGAATATTTCCTATTTgtactatatataataatatatcatctacttcacattttaatttttgtaaATAACATAGAGGATCTTCTAGAAAACTTTTCATTCCTTcattatattcataataagtagaattattatattttaatttatctGGGTGAATTTCAACTTGCACTCCATTAtcataaatttttaaaattttatttttataaaattcaTAAGAATGTTTTGGTTCGTTATATGTACTAAGGTCTATTAATTCCTTCATTTGTGTATCTTCATgtttgtatttatttttcttttcttcatcattaagtataatatttgaattttgttcttttaatatatgttcatGTTCTTTCTCAGTGTACTCTGTCATCATATTTGATAAATAAGTATCTAGTGGtgatgaatatatattaatatttatattgtccaaaatatttttgttgAGATTGActatatctttatataattctttgGGTTCATTATGGcatacataataattactACTATCTGGGATATATTCAAAGATTTCTTTTTCTTGAGctttataaaatatatcacGTATATCAggttttaatttttctttgagtacttttttgttattatctaaatatgaaaaattgtcttttttatttgtaactttattattattatgttcaTTATAACAATTGAGTATATcttttttccttttttctTCAAACTTTTTGctatacatttttatattatttagCATGTCTTTATCTATCAGTTGTTCATTTTGTATTTCAGGTGtaatcatattttttacagcactatttttatcatctaccaataaatcattttttgATGATTTATACTCCTTTATAATACAATCCTGATGTGCCATAGGTATATCttctttattatcataaCCACATGATTCGTctgtttttatattttcatttatatcatttaatatattattatattttctgATATCATCCATATTGCTGTTGTTTTCAtcatttgttttatattcaCTTGTTTCAATCCCACTTTGTCTATTTTGAAAACTTTCCTTTTTTTCATCTCCTTCTTCCTTCATAACGTCTGAAATTAAACtgattataattataatcTTGAAGATCGTTATTTTTTTGCTCTTTTGTTataatacacatatatatatatatatatatatatatatatatatatatagtaagAATTGTAgtgtaaatatatattttatattttgtaatgaataaaattataaaataagaaataaaaaaatatatatatatatatatattttatatttttatttatttataagtATCCCCAATGttgtattaatattgtatatatttaaaaaaaaaaaaaaattgaagaATAAATATGCACACatgcatatatttttacacTATATGTAGTGTTAAAAGgtcaaataaaaaataaaaatatatatattgataaaaatacaataatatatactttttatGTTCCATTGTATAGTTACTAAAATATAAGGAGctatattataatgatgCAAAGAATAGAAGGACATATGTATTTACTTATTTGAATGGACAACACAATTAccaattttttttaaattaacagtatttaaaatattattaattttatattaaaataatgGTGTATATATAGGTATATGTCTGCATGCCCTTTGTTTCgattattttcattatttatataaatatagaaaaaaataaatatatacaaatatgtatattactatatattataatatttttaaaaataaaaatatatatatatatatatattatttcttttcGTGTTGTTCTTTTTACCATAGCTTATTGTTGTATGATAATATTGAGGATAACaagtaaaataaatatttatttatttataataatttaagaAATAAAGCACATTGTAATTAATATACACAAaacataattatttatttatttatttatttatttatttatttatttatttatttattttatttatttatttcatttttatattaaaaaaggaaCTACCATAAAATATGAGAAAGAAAAGTGTAAGgtttttatattaacaaaaataattacctatgaatatatcatttatttgCTTTACAatcttatattatttcaaaaaaaaaattaattcaTTGAATGACAAAAAGGAAGGAAAATTTAAGAGACAggttatttatttttttttttataaatcttttctaataatatacGTATCAATATGTGTACATATTTTGTTTGACAACCAAGTTGTTAAATATAAGgctttattatatacatatattctaaatatatatatggtattattatattaatcttatatatattattaaaaaaataagaaaaataaataataattttaaaaggaacaaaattttgaaagagaacatatatatatatatatatatatatatatatatatatatatacatattgtTCTTATTAACTTATTCACATAATTGATAAAACAAATTagtattttatttattcattaaaaaagaaaatattatatatatttttaatataatatttttttaactatattgacatataaatatattatatatatatatttatatataatattattataaataaatttataaaatataatttaatattttatattattacatattatgtgaaaaataaaattttcaaaaaggtaataaaaaaaaaaaaaaaaaaaaaacccaaatatatatttaatataatatataaaatataattatattttatgtacATTAAGGATAGTAACAAATCTGTTGTTTAAGTACAAAAagtaaataataaaatattaaaaaattatattaatatatatatatatatataattttgtacaataaaaaatatatatttaatatattaattaatacCTTTTCTTGAGTGTCATTTAAAAAgtatatgataaatatatattatatgtttcttaatatttttatcatattctaaaccttatattatataataataaatatatatatttatttaaatagTAACACAATAATGATACGTAAACTTTATTTCAAAAGTCGaagttttattttatttaaaaaagttTAGTGTTATGATATTACATATGtaatattcattatatatatataatatatatatatatatatatatataatgcACAGTTGTTCAGGTAAATTCCAAATAAAGgtatgtaatatattatatatatatatatatatatatatataatatataatacatatatgattattatataaaatatataataattgtaattaaaatttttttttttaatttatatataatatatatataatatatataatatatatattatatttatatataataataaaataagattgtatataataagataacatataatataataatcatatatgtaattggcatataattatatatattattaataattatatatatatattatattataatattttatttttaaactcaataattttacatttaattaatttccaaaaaaaaaaaaaaaaaaaaattatacatatatatttgtattataatatatattttaaaaaccatacaatttttttttttttttagcctctttttttatattttattttatttaattttattatttattttattttttttttttgttgtttggtatattgtattatttatatatgatttatttattacgtaattatatcttattatgtaatattatttttttatttgttctttttttttttttttttttctttttatttcaataatattattaatatataatatcttatatatgtttaacAGCATACAAGCGTATGcgttatatatataaaaaagaaatatgtcataaaaataaatatatatatatataaataaactttctttttttttttttttttatattctttcTAATAGTAAGTGcttattttatacatttatattaagtatatatttacatatatatatatatataatatagtcccttataagaataaataaatgtgttaacatatattcttaaaatagcaaaaaaaaataaaaaatatatatatatatatatatatatatatatcatatatatatacttatatatatagaaagGACAAGAGTGTCAAAAGAGTAATACAcataattatgaaaaaaaaaaatatatatatcatcatatatatatgtatttttaataatgttattttatatatatatatatatttatatttatatttttattcaggcttatataaatagctacaaaaaaaaaaaaaaaaaaaaaaaaaaaaaaaaaaaaaaaaaaaaaaaaaaaaaaaaattaNNNNNNNNNNNNNNNNNNNNNNNNNNNNNNNNNNNNNNNNNNNNNNNNNNNNNNNNNNNNNNNNNNNNNNNNNNNNNNNNNNNNNNNNNNNNNNNNNNNNNNNNNNNNNNNNNNNNNNNNNNNNNNNNNNNNNNNNNNNNNNNNNNNNNNNNNNNNNNNNNNNNNNNNNNNNNNNNNNNNNNNNNNNNNNNNNNNNNNNNNNNNNNNNNNNNNNNNNNNNNNNNNNNNNNNNNNNNNNNNNNNNNNNNNNNNNNNNNNNNNNNNNNNNNNNNNNNNNNNNNNNNNNNNNNNNNNNNNNNNaatatattaatttatataaaaaaaaggaaaaaaggtttaaaaaattaataacaaaaatattgaaaaaaaaaaaattaaatattatattttttatatttttttttaaaaatttttttttttttatatatatatattttattttaattttttattcaagtttataaaaaaaaaaaaaaaaaaaaaaaaaaaaaaaaaaaaaaaagaagagaaaaatatataaagtaacataaattatatttatttatttaagaaaaaatggGTAAGGcatttgaaaaataaaataacaaacAAAATGTATGAGCAAgatatcatataatataaaatatatatatatatatatatatatatatataatatttatttatttatttaaattttatagTGAGATTTTTGAATTTGATCAAGCCTGTTATGTTTTTATTGCCAGAGGTTCAGTCTCCTGATAGAAAGTTACCATTTAAAGAGAAATTATTATGGACTGCTGTTTCtttgtttgtttttttgATATGTTGTCAAATACCATTGTATGGTATCGTCACAAGTAAATCTAGTGATCCTTTTTATTGGATGAGAGTTATATTGGCTTCTAATAGAGGTACATTAATGGAATTAGGTATATCTCCTATTGTTACTAGTGGTATGGTTATGCAATTATTGGCAGGTTCTAAGATTATAGATGTTGATCAGAGTTTAAAAGAAGATCGTACATTATTTCAAGGAGCACAGAAGTTATTAGGATTATTGATTACATTAGGTGAAGCTATAGCATATGTCATAAGTGGAATTTATGGAAATATATCTGAGATAGGTACAGGTCATGctataataattatactTCAGTTATTTTTTGCTGGTGTTgttgttatattattagatGAATTATTACAGAAAGGATATGGTTTAGGTTCAGgtatatcattatttatagCAACGAATATATGTGAAACCATTATGTGGAAGTCTTTTAGTCCAACAACAATAAATACAGATAAAGGAATAGAATTTGAAGGTGCtataatatcattaatTTATTGTTTGTTTACAGAATCAAACAAAATATCTGCATTGAAAAAAGCTTTTTATAGAACACATGCACCTAATGTCACTAATTTGTTAGCTACCGTATTAGTATTTTTGattgttatttatttacaaGGATTTAGAGTTGATTTATCTGTTAAATATCAAAGTGTAAGAGGACAACAAGGAACTTATCCTATTAAATTGTTTTATACTAGTAATATACCAATCATATTACAAACAGCTTTGGTATCGAATTTATACTTCTTTTCtcaaattttatataaaagatttAAGAATAGTATCTTAGTCAATTTATTAGGGCAATGGCAAGAAGTAGAATCTAGTGGAACCTCTATACCCATTGGAGGTTTAgcatattatatatcacCACCTAATTCTTTTGCAGATATAACTAATGATCCATTCCATACATtggtatatatatcatttgtATTAGTTGCATGTGCTTTCTTTTCAAAAACTTGGATTGAAGTATCAGGAAGTTCAGCTAAGGATGTAGCAAAACAATTAAGAGATCAACAAATTGGAATGAGAGGATTTAGAGATACACCAACATCTTTAACACGTGTATTTAATAGATACATCCCAACTGCTGCAGCTTTTGGTGGAATGTGTATTGGAGCTCTAACAATTCTTGCTGATTTTCTTGGAGCTTTAGGAAGTGGTACAGGTATATTATTAGCAgtaacaataatatatcagTTTTATGAAATGTTAGTAAAAGAACAAGAAAAAGCAGCATCATTATTTTAGATTTccaacaaaaaaaaaaaaaaaaaataaaataaaatataatgttttttttttttttttttttttttttttcttttgaCCCTAATTTGAACACATCtgaatttttatattaatcAGACAATAAAAACCATATTTTTGGGTATAATActtatcaaatatatatatatatctatatattaaatcagttataaaataaaatattataatctttatagtgtaaattatattaaatgttttcttatttataatttatatgtttatgtATAAActatatgtatatatatgtatatattttaaaatatatatatatatacatatatttttttttttttttttttttttttttttttttataattttttttttataattttttttttttttttattaattttatataatattttataatattatatataaaaaatataaaatttttttaaatttatattatattaataaaaataaaataaatatatatataaaacaaaaaaaatatttatataatattatttatatatttatNNNNNNNNNNNNNNNNNNNNNNNNNNNNNNNNNNNNNNNNNNNNNNNNNNNNNNNNNNNNNNNNNNNNNNNNNNNNNNNNNNNNNNNNNNNNNNNNNNNNaaaaaaaaaattatatttatttttttttttaaaaaaatctatattaaataatattttatctacataaattaatatatatatatatatatatataaatattttttaaatatatataaattaaaaaggagaaaaaatatataaatataaatatatatatttatatatatatatattcatttatgTAGATACACAACCATATTATATGCAGgttcttataaaaatagaaaaagttgcaattttatttaaattaagcaaaaatttttgaagcaaaaaaaattttaataagaTTGTGCTTTTACAAGACAATcatagaaaaaaaaaaaaaaagaaataaaaaatcaaatatGTAGTTATTTGAAGTGTTTTATGTATACATTTATTgtttacattttatatttttttttgtctgGTGAATAgtttaaataatgattttattttttaaacaaataattGATAATCAAGAATCCTAAATGattttaacatattattaaatatatctaattctggatgtatattaaaattatctTTTGGTACATTCCAtgttattaatatatcagcattatattctttatatggaaatatacctatatataagaaaacattttcataattattttcattttgttttttaattttttgtttccctacaattaaattataatttctttGTACATGTgataaagaattattatttacaattatcatattttctATACTTCCGTTTTCTTTAGCTAAATCATTAAAATAATACTTActtttatcattatcatcCATAACTTCATAACATAATACTTCAATTATAAAACATCTATTATCATGTTTATGAACATATACTTCTTGATTATCAGGAATTATTCTAAATCTTGATGCATCCAAATAATTATCAGGTATGTCCATCTTTATATACTTATcaaaaaaatgtttttcatataatttttcttccatttttttaataaccCTTTTAAATAggaataataaaaataattaatgaaagtatatatttttttattctctTTATAAgttgtttatatatatatatatattacaaaattGTAGAAGAATATTTCTCcaaataaatgaatatagaattcattattttataaaaaataatatatatttttcctatttatgcatattattatttatttataaactgaacaaaaatatctgttgattattttttataaatcaatattaatataatataatgaaatgattttcatatatataaatatacattttagggatattatgttatattaatattataaaaatataaatacattatatatggttttaattttttgttgttttttttattcgTCTGTATATTTAACAccttaatatatatatatatattatatttattcattaaaataaaataaaatagaatATTACACTTGTTGCGCATTCCTATATATTAATCATATTCATATGATTTATTAACAATGctataataattaaataaacttctctttaaaatttataaatggaatattcatatatatatatatatatatatatatttattcattcttattatttttaacagataaaatttaaatataccCTTTTAGAATAAGAAACATTTAAATTGTaggaaatataaatgaatacattttatgaatgaaaaatatgataacaaaataaaaataataaaatgaatattaaaGTATAGTACACATAATAAGTAAGAAGgtttattaatttaaaatttgtaaaccttatattataataaataaatttcaaatgtatttaaataatatattaataaaattcacaaaacaaatataattccatattatttttttttattatagaatattatacatattgatttaaactttttttttttttttttcttttttaatgtatcattgaaaat is a window encoding:
- a CDS encoding putative dynactin subunit 2, translated to MKEEGDEKKESFQNRQSGIETSEYKTNDENNSNMDDIRKYNNILNDINENIKTDESCGYDNKEDIPMAHQDCIIKEYKSSKNDLLVDDKNSAVKNMITPEIQNEQLIDKDMLNNIKMYSKKFEEKRKKDILNCYNEHNNNKVTNKKDNFSYLDNNKKVLKEKLKPDIRDIFYKAQEKEIFEYIPDSSNYYVCHNEPKELYKDIVNLNKNILDNININIYSSPLDTYLSNMMTEYTEKEHEHILKEQNSNIILNDEEKKNKYKHEDTQMKELIDLSTYNEPKHSYEFYKNKILKIYDNGVQVEIHPDKLKYNNSTYYEYNEGMKSFLEDPLCYLQKLKCEVDDILLYIVQIGNIHSTNERINNEPNNNKNKDNNNNINNNILNDEEIKENDKLIKHILHDREPQEVLVELLSLKKDITNILNDETLKTYFQHEYNNKEIYQEGNEKNDKYYKNHMNDQVNINADDVDIHTLFETLQNCDDLFSNNTNIKPCNENQNDNIKSVQNFDIYTIKNKKEERHIHVTDLLNMEKKITRIENVLGIDKMSMLPYDDLNHAILDLYNKLSLLDNNKLENVKKKVQNLQSEFLNLKKYKKDLLNVSKERGNYEETIDELFKILDIWKKTHHIIPNVLSRLYQLKKIHDNADSFSSRIKDLENEQIKFCDTLNIAESNIKLIHSKMDESIELLKNTLSKTECQNSPYNE
- a CDS encoding putative nuclear import protein MOG1 — translated: MEEKLYEKHFFDKYIKMDIPDNYLDASRFRIIPDNQEVYVHKHDNRCFIIEVLCYEVMDDNDKSKYYFNDLAKENGSIENMIIVNNNSLSHVQRNYNLIVGKQKIKKQNENNYENVFLYIGIFPYKEYNADILITWNVPKDNFNIHPELDIFNNMLKSFRILDYQLFV
- a CDS encoding protein transport protein SEC61 subunit alpha, translating into MVRFLNLIKPVMFLLPEVQSPDRKLPFKEKLLWTAVSLFVFLICCQIPLYGIVTSKSSDPFYWMRVILASNRGTLMELGISPIVTSGMVMQLLAGSKIIDVDQSLKEDRTLFQGAQKLLGLLITLGEAIAYVISGIYGNISEIGTGHAIIIILQLFFAGVVVILLDELLQKGYGLGSGISLFIATNICETIMWKSFSPTTINTDKGIEFEGAIISLIYCLFTESNKISALKKAFYRTHAPNVTNLLATVLVFLIVIYLQGFRVDLSVKYQSVRGQQGTYPIKLFYTSNIPIILQTALVSNLYFFSQILYKRFKNSILVNLLGQWQEVESSGTSIPIGGLAYYISPPNSFADITNDPFHTLVYISFVLVACAFFSKTWIEVSGSSAKDVAKQLRDQQIGMRGFRDTPTSLTRVFNRYIPTAAAFGGMCIGALTILADFLGALGSGTGILLAVTIIYQFYEMLVKEQEKAASLF